A part of Oncorhynchus gorbuscha isolate QuinsamMale2020 ecotype Even-year linkage group LG09, OgorEven_v1.0, whole genome shotgun sequence genomic DNA contains:
- the LOC124042977 gene encoding atypical chemokine receptor 3-like: protein MNSFDLDELFDTWEDLNLTGLLENGTRVEMGGCPTAFDRSALLHSMCILYVFIFVVGLAANSLVLWINIRAQRTTSPRHETHLYIAHLAVADLCVCITLPVWVSSLAQHSHWPFSELACKLTHLLFSVNLFSSIFFLACMSVDRYMSMTRPVDSEDGGRRRKLIRHGVCMGVWLLALVASLPDTYFLRALRSSQGEVVLCRPVYPEEHPREWMVGVQLSFILLGFIIPFPVIALAYALLAKALSSSSSSSSAVEQERRVSRRVILAYIVVFLGCWGPYHGVLLADALSLLGLVPLSCGLENALYVALHLTQCLSLLHCCVNPILYNFLNRNYRYDLMKAFIFKYSTRTGLARLIEQTHVSETEYSAVAVENTPQIRD from the coding sequence ATGAACAGCTTCGATCTGGATGAGCTGTTCGACACGTGGGAGGACCTGAACCTCACAGGCCTCCTGGAGAACGGGACGCGCGTGGAGATGGGTGGCTGTCCCACAGCCTTCGACCGCAGCGCCCTGCTCCACTCCATGTGCATCCTCTATGTCTTCATCTTCGTGGTCGGTTTGGCCGCCAACAGCCTCGTCCTCTGGATCAACATCCGCGCCCAGCGCACCACCTCCCCTCGCCACGAGACCCACCTTTACATCGCCCATCTGGCGGTGGCTGACCTGTGCGTGTGCATCACGTTGCCCGTGTGGGTGAGCTCCCTGGCACAGCACAGCCACTGGCCCTTCAGCGAGTTGGCATGTAAGCTCACCCACCTGCTCTTCTCCGTTAACCTCTTCAGCTCCATCTTCTTCCTGGCCTGCATGAGTGTCGACCGCTACATGAGCATGACACGGCCGGTCGACAGTGAGGATGGGGGCCGGCGCCGGAAGCTGATTCGCCACGGCGTATGTATGGGGGTGTGGCTCCTGGCTCTGGTGGCTTCCTTGCCGGACACATACTTCCTGCGGGCTCTGAGGTCATCACAAGGGGAAGTAGTGCTGTGCAGGCCGGTGTACCCAGAGGAACACCCTAGGGAGTGGATGGTAGGGGTCCAGCTGAGCTTTATCCTGCTTGGCTTCATCATTCCCTTCCCTGTCATCGCTCTGGCCTATGCCCTCTTGGCCAAagcactctcctcctcctcctcttcctcctcggcAGTGGAGCAGGAGCGTCGCGTGAGCCGCAGGGTGATCCTGGCCTACATAGTGGTGTTCCTCGGCTGCTGGGGGCCCTACCACGGGGTGCTCCTGGCCGATGCCCTCTCCCTGCTGGGCCTGGTTCCTCTGAGCTGTGGGCTGGAGAACGCCCTCTACGTGGCGCTGCACCTCACCCAGTGTCTGTCCCTGCTCCACTGCTGCGTCAACCCCATCCTCTACAACTTCCTCAACAGGAACTACCGCTACGACCTGATGAAGGCCTTCATCTTTAAGTACTCCACACGTACAGGCCTGGCCAGGCTCATAGAACAGAcccatgtctctgagacagagtACTCTGCCGTCGCTGTGGAGAACACACCACAGATCAGAGACTGA